A stretch of the Teretinema zuelzerae genome encodes the following:
- a CDS encoding transposase translates to MLFETKWFTTFLKETANGLWHFKYRGVAEKNWKQLLGWMSRSRLSPMIKVGRMVRRHLWGILNAITMQATNAIAESTNATIQKIKSRACGFRSRARFRLAILFHRGGLSMLPNGAIQA, encoded by the coding sequence TTGTTATTTGAAACCAAATGGTTTACAACATTTCTAAAGGAAACGGCGAATGGGCTTTGGCATTTCAAATACCGAGGCGTTGCAGAGAAAAACTGGAAGCAATTGCTTGGTTGGATGTCGCGATCACGCTTGTCTCCAATGATCAAAGTTGGAAGAATGGTCCGTCGTCATCTATGGGGTATTCTCAATGCGATAACAATGCAAGCAACTAATGCCATAGCCGAATCGACAAATGCAACCATTCAAAAGATAAAATCCAGAGCCTGCGGTTTTCGTTCACGAGCACGTTTTCGCTTGGCCATATTATTCCATAGAGGGGGCCTTTCTATGCTGCCCAATGGGGCAATTCAAGCATGA
- a CDS encoding heavy metal translocating P-type ATPase gives MDHSNMDHSNMDHSNMDHGKMDHSKMDHSNMDHSNMDHSNMDQGKMDHSAMDHSEMDHGAMGGHAHHHHGSFKEIFLKSLPLGIAILLITPLMDIQLPFQIIFPYADVVAAVLATILYIYGGKPFYMGAKDEFNSKAPGMMSLITLGITVSYAYSVYAVAARYVTGEHVMDFFFEFATLLLIMLLGHWIEMKALGEAGDAQKALAELLPKDAHVVLEDDSIETRPVSELQVGDVIRVQAGENVPADGIIIRGESRVNEALLTGESKPIEKNVKDQVIGGSTNGSGVLYVEVTETGDKSFISQVQTLISQAQSQPSRAENVAHKVASWLFYIAVVVALIALVAWMIIADLPTAVIFTVTTLVIACPHALGLAIPLVVSRSTSLGASRGLLVKNREALELTTKADVMVLDKTGTLTTGEFKVLDVTVLSDKYSEEEITGLLAGIEAGSSHPIAQSIVNHAEAKGIKSVSFDSIEIVSGAGIEGEANGHHYQLISQKAYGKALRMDIPKGATLSILVENNEAIGAVALGDELKETSRNLIEVLKKYGIEPLMATGDNEEAAQGVAEVLGIQYQANQSPEDKYKLVESMKNQNKTVIMVGDGVNDAPSLALADVGIAIGAGTQVALDSADIILTQSDPGDIESFIELANKTTRKMKQNLVWGAGYNFIAIPIAAGLLAPIGITLGPAFGAVLMSLSTVIVAINAMLLRLDPK, from the coding sequence ATGGATCACAGCAATATGGATCACAGCAATATGGATCACAGCAATATGGATCACGGCAAGATGGACCACAGTAAGATGGATCACAGCAATATGGATCACAGCAATATGGATCACAGCAATATGGATCAAGGCAAGATGGACCATAGTGCGATGGATCACAGTGAAATGGATCATGGCGCAATGGGAGGGCATGCCCACCACCATCACGGTAGCTTTAAGGAGATTTTCTTGAAGTCACTCCCATTAGGAATTGCAATCTTGCTCATTACTCCTTTGATGGATATTCAGTTGCCTTTCCAAATCATCTTTCCTTATGCAGACGTTGTAGCAGCTGTATTGGCAACAATTCTATACATTTATGGCGGAAAACCATTCTACATGGGTGCGAAAGATGAGTTTAATTCAAAAGCTCCAGGCATGATGTCCTTGATTACTTTGGGAATAACGGTTTCTTATGCCTATAGTGTTTACGCAGTGGCCGCTCGATATGTGACCGGAGAACATGTCATGGACTTCTTCTTTGAGTTTGCAACGTTACTTTTAATCATGTTATTAGGACACTGGATTGAAATGAAGGCATTGGGTGAAGCAGGGGATGCGCAAAAAGCTCTAGCAGAATTATTGCCAAAAGACGCTCATGTTGTTTTAGAAGATGATTCGATTGAAACTCGTCCTGTGTCTGAACTTCAGGTTGGAGATGTTATCCGTGTTCAAGCAGGAGAAAATGTTCCAGCTGATGGTATCATTATTCGCGGAGAATCCCGTGTAAACGAGGCCCTCTTAACAGGTGAATCTAAGCCAATCGAAAAGAATGTTAAAGATCAAGTCATTGGTGGATCAACAAATGGTAGTGGTGTCCTATATGTAGAAGTAACAGAAACAGGGGATAAGTCCTTTATCTCACAAGTACAAACATTAATTAGCCAAGCACAAAGCCAACCATCTCGAGCAGAGAATGTGGCTCACAAAGTAGCTAGCTGGTTGTTCTACATTGCCGTTGTAGTAGCTTTAATCGCTCTAGTAGCCTGGATGATCATTGCAGATTTACCTACAGCCGTTATCTTTACTGTGACTACGTTAGTTATTGCCTGCCCACATGCTTTGGGTCTTGCTATTCCCTTGGTAGTATCACGTAGTACTAGTTTGGGTGCAAGCCGAGGATTACTGGTTAAAAATAGAGAAGCTTTGGAATTAACTACTAAAGCGGATGTTATGGTATTGGATAAAACAGGTACTTTAACAACTGGTGAATTTAAAGTGTTGGACGTCACTGTTTTGAGTGATAAATATTCTGAAGAAGAAATCACAGGCTTGTTGGCGGGTATAGAGGCGGGCTCCAGTCACCCGATTGCCCAATCGATTGTGAACCACGCTGAAGCAAAAGGCATTAAGTCAGTTTCCTTTGACTCCATTGAAATCGTTTCGGGAGCAGGAATAGAAGGGGAGGCGAACGGCCACCACTATCAATTAATCAGCCAAAAGGCATACGGAAAAGCATTGCGTATGGATATTCCGAAAGGCGCTACTTTAAGTATCCTTGTAGAAAATAATGAAGCAATCGGCGCTGTCGCATTGGGAGATGAACTGAAAGAAACCAGCAGAAACTTGATCGAGGTGCTGAAAAAATACGGAATTGAACCACTCATGGCTACTGGTGATAACGAGGAAGCTGCACAAGGAGTTGCAGAAGTTCTAGGTATTCAATACCAAGCCAATCAATCTCCGGAAGATAAGTACAAGCTGGTCGAGTCCATGAAAAACCAAAACAAGACGGTTATCATGGTGGGAGACGGGGTCAATGACGCACCTTCCCTTGCCTTGGCAGACGTAGGTATTGCAATCGGAGCTGGAACGCAAGTAGCTTTGGATTCTGCGGATATTATCCTTACTCAGTCTGATCCAGGGGATATTGAATCCTTTATCGAGTTAGCAAACAAGACGACACGTAAAATGAAACAAAACTTGGTATGGGGAGCAGGCTACAATTTTATCGCGATTCCAATTGCTGCTGGCCTCCTTGCTCCTATCGGCATTACCTTGGGTCCGGCCTTCGGCGCCGTCCTCATGTCCTTATCGACCGTTATTGTTGCGATCAATGCAATGCTTTTGAGATTAGACCCGAAATAA